In a genomic window of Erigeron canadensis isolate Cc75 chromosome 5, C_canadensis_v1, whole genome shotgun sequence:
- the LOC122600265 gene encoding ubiquitin carboxyl-terminal hydrolase 3, whose product MASAGGAGKRWLPLEANPDVMNQFLWGLGLEPGVAECNDVYGLDEELLEMVPKPVLAVLFLYPITPESEQERLKQESIIKQDPCDGVYFMRQTVGNACGTIGLLHAIGNITSEIKLVEDSFLDRFYKSTASMDPMERALYLENDREMEVAHSDAVAAGETEASDNVNDHFICFACVNGKLYELDGRKTAPVSHGPSSPTTVLQDAAKVIKGMIAKNPNSMNFNVIAISKKEA is encoded by the exons ATGGCTTCTGCTGGTGGTGCTGGTAAAAGATGGCTTCCTCTCGAAGCAAACCCCGATGTTATGAATCAG TTTCTTTGGGGGCTTGGTCTTGAACCGGGTGTGGCGGAATGTAATGATGTATACGGGTTGGATGAAGAACTCTTGGAAATGGTACCTAAGCCTGTCCTTGCTGTTTTGTTTCTTTACCCAATTACTCCCGAG AGCGAGCAAGAAAGATTGAAGCAAGAAAGTATCATTAAACAG GATCCTTGTGACGGAGTTTACTTCATGAGACAAACAGTGGGAAACGCATGTGGAACCATTGGACTTCTTCACGCTATAGGCAACATTACCTCAGAGATCAAACTTG TTGAGGACTCATTTCTGGACAGGTTTTACAAGTCCACTGCAAGCATGGATCCGATGGAG CGTGCTTTATATCTTGAAAATGATAGAGAAATGGAAGTAGCACATTCAGATGCTGTAGCTGCTGGTGAGACCGAG GCTTCTGACAATGTGAATGATCACTTTATTTGCTTTGCATGTGTTAATG GGAAATTATATGAGCTTGATGGAAGGAAAACTGCACCTGTTTCACATGGCCCTTCTTCACCAACCACCGTGTTGCAG GATGCTGCCAAAGTGATCAAAGGAATGATAGCCAAAAATCCAAACtcaatgaatttcaatgtcattGCCATCTCCAAGAAAGAAGCATAA